The following coding sequences are from one Oncorhynchus nerka isolate Pitt River linkage group LG6, Oner_Uvic_2.0, whole genome shotgun sequence window:
- the bloc1s5 gene encoding biogenesis of lysosome-related organelles complex 1 subunit 5, producing the protein MDKIAKDVGDIQSRLIDHRPVIQGEIRYFVREFEEKRGFRESRLLDNLNKMVVETNEQMLPKCSEHMHQHLFEALTRLEAANHMSQRIQQRALEAQQSTQLQVTIDRRKEDWDEFLKEQQRLKEEVDEEHAKAVGRLSVMYSEMKKDLAKFSRF; encoded by the exons ATGGACAAGATAGCCAAAG ATGTTGGTGATATTCAGTCCAGGCTAATAGACCATAGGCCTGTCATACAAGGGGAGATCCGCTACTTTGTGAGAGAATTTGAG GAGAAACGTGGATTCAGAGAGAGCCGTTTGCTGGACAACCTGAACAAAATGGTAGTGGAGACCAACGAGCAGATGTTGCCCAAGTGTTCAGAACACATGCATCAACACCTCTTTGAGGCTCTCACCCGAC TGGAGGCTGCGAATCACATGTCACAGAGGATCCAGCAGAGGGCGCTAGAAGCACAGCAG AGCACCCAGCTGCAGGTGACCATAGACAGACGGAAGGAAGACTGGGATGAGTTTCTGAAGGAGCAGCAGCGTCTGAAGGAGGAGGTGGACGAGGAGCACGCCAAGGCTGTCGGACGTCTCAGCGTCATGTACAGCGAGATGAAGAAGGATCTGGCCAAGTTCTCCCGCTTCTGA